In Duganella zoogloeoides, a single genomic region encodes these proteins:
- a CDS encoding CheR family methyltransferase, whose protein sequence is MPHSKDTVKEFDFNARDFERVRGLIYKRAGISLADSKQEMVYSRLARRLRATGIASFARYLDDLEAGRLGEEWEAFTNALTTNLTSFFREAHHFPLLADHVKGKRETLNIWCSAASTGEEPYSIAMTVCEAFNTLTPNCHIIATDIDTNVLAHAANGVYTMDRLDKMSPERSRRFFLKGKGEREGQARVRQELRNMITFKPLNLLADSWPVSGQFDVIFCRNVMIYFDKDTQRKILSRFVPLMKPDALLFAGHSENFLYVSDALKLRGKTVYELDDKHRTAAKAPARP, encoded by the coding sequence ATGCCGCACAGTAAAGACACCGTTAAAGAGTTCGATTTCAATGCCCGGGACTTCGAGCGTGTGCGCGGCCTCATTTATAAACGCGCCGGTATTTCGCTGGCCGACAGCAAGCAGGAAATGGTGTACAGCCGCCTGGCCCGCCGTTTGCGCGCCACCGGCATCGCCTCGTTCGCCCGTTACCTGGACGACCTCGAAGCGGGCCGCCTGGGCGAGGAGTGGGAAGCGTTCACCAATGCGCTCACCACCAACCTGACGTCGTTCTTCCGCGAGGCGCACCACTTCCCGCTGCTGGCCGATCACGTCAAGGGCAAGCGCGAGACGTTGAACATCTGGTGCTCGGCCGCGTCCACCGGCGAGGAGCCGTATTCGATCGCCATGACCGTGTGCGAAGCGTTCAATACGCTCACGCCCAACTGCCACATCATCGCCACCGACATCGACACCAATGTGCTGGCCCACGCCGCCAACGGCGTCTACACGATGGACCGGCTCGACAAGATGAGCCCGGAACGCAGCCGGCGCTTTTTCTTGAAGGGCAAGGGCGAGCGCGAAGGGCAGGCCCGCGTGCGCCAGGAATTGCGCAACATGATCACCTTCAAGCCTTTGAACCTGCTGGCCGACAGCTGGCCGGTGAGCGGCCAGTTCGACGTGATCTTCTGCCGCAACGTGATGATTTATTTTGACAAGGACACCCAGCGCAAGATCCTCTCGCGCTTCGTGCCCCTGATGAAGCCCGATGCGCTGCTGTTCGCCGGCCACTCCGAGAATTTCCTGTACGTCTCCGACGCGCTCAAGCTGCGCGGCAAGACGGTGTACGAGCTCGACGACAAACACCGGACCGCCGCCAAGGCGCCGGCCCGACCCTAG
- the cheD gene encoding chemoreceptor glutamine deamidase CheD gives MDLEQFATNLYYDRTFDCEAAKILPGEYYFTNKDMLIVTVLGSCVSACIRDRTTGLGGMNHFMLPDGGGDGSPVSASARYGTYAMEILINDLLKAGAKRENLEAKVFGGGAVLKGFTAINVGERNAAFVLSFLKTERIRVVAEDLNDIHPRKVYFFPRTGKVLVKKLMQTHNDTLVKREVEYASRLKKAPVGGEIDLF, from the coding sequence ATGGACCTCGAACAATTTGCCACGAATCTGTACTACGACCGCACCTTCGACTGCGAAGCGGCCAAGATCCTGCCGGGAGAATACTATTTCACCAACAAGGACATGCTGATCGTGACCGTGCTGGGCTCGTGCGTGTCGGCCTGCATCCGCGACCGTACCACCGGTCTTGGCGGCATGAACCACTTCATGCTGCCCGATGGCGGCGGCGACGGCAGCCCGGTGTCGGCCTCGGCGCGCTACGGTACGTACGCGATGGAAATCCTGATCAACGATTTGCTCAAGGCCGGCGCCAAGCGCGAAAACCTGGAAGCGAAAGTGTTCGGCGGCGGCGCCGTGCTGAAAGGCTTTACGGCCATCAACGTGGGCGAGCGCAATGCGGCGTTCGTGCTCAGCTTCCTCAAGACCGAGCGCATCCGCGTGGTGGCCGAGGACCTGAACGACATCCACCCGCGCAAGGTGTATTTCTTCCCGCGCACCGGCAAGGTGCTGGTGAAAAAACTGATGCAGACCCATAACGATACGCTGGTCAAGCGCGAAGTGGAATACGCGAGCCGCCTGAAGAAAGCGCCGGTGGGT